A single region of the Metarhizium brunneum chromosome 6, complete sequence genome encodes:
- the MOB2_1 gene encoding CBK1 kinase activator protein MOB2 codes for MSNLFSGINARFRGASTKPPGQKSPSPSTGGPPVPADTASQGSQSSTNLAPKVPPLPNSPSLAQTIGMDASSSGMSNAEDIINNYHLPRPLPLWLNAQYVKHIVKGNFMTLSARPKTVEQGEWIAHQVVEHYRNLWNFVRVVHEKEDDGTSICNPTTCPRMSAGANHSFTWLNNRREPVELPAYEYMTLMQRWISGKIDDTAIFPTDPSGVSYAHNPSITTTPLSQLSNPGEAEYIGKRSGFPEKFLEVCQMIFRQMFRVYAHLYWAHFTEPFYHLNLEKQLNSCFSHFILTATALDMLKPQELEPMQALIDLWAANGTFPPESKAYEYANLRAGERLLHLAGAQ; via the exons atgtccaaccTCTTCTCCGGGAT CAACGCTCGATTTCGAGGCGCTTCAACGAAGCCGCCCGGCCAAAAGAGCCCATCTCCGTCGACAGGCGGCCCGCCTGTGCCAGCTGACACTGCTTCCCAGGGCAGTCAGTCCTCGACAAATCTTGCTCCCAAGGTTCCGCCTCTGCCAAATTCCCCATCCCTCGCCCAAACGATCGGAATGGACGCATCTAGTAGCGGAATGTCCAACGCCGAAGACATCATCAATAATTACCACCTTCCCCGCCCGCTACCTTTATGGCTTAACGCCCAGTATGTCAAGCATATTGTCAAAGGAAACTTTATGACGTTGAGTGCTCGACCAAAGACTGTGGAGCAAGGAGAATGGATCGCCCACCAAG TTGTCGAGCATTATCGAAACCTGTGGAATTTTGTGCGCGTGGTTCATGAGAAAGAGGATGACGGCACAAGCATTTGCAACCCCACCACTTGCCCTCGCATGTCTGCTGGAGC AAATCATTCCTTCACATGGCTGAATAACAGACGAGAGCCTGTAGAACTTCCCGCATACGAGTACATGACGTTGATGCAACGATGGATTTCGGGTAAAATTGACGACACCGCAATCTTTCCCACAGACCCTTCCGGTGTATCATACGCCCATAACCCCAGCATCACAACGACGCCTTTATCTCAACTTTCCAACCCCGGAGAGGCCGAATACATTGGGAAACGGTCGGGCTTCCCAGAGAAGTTTCTCGAAGTTTGCCAGATGATTTTCCGTCAAATGTTTCGTGTGTACGCCCACCTTTACTGGGCACATTTCACCGAGCCTTTCTATCACCTGAACCTTGAAAAACAACTCAATAGCTGTTTCTCTCACTTTATTCTGACAGCAACTGCGCTGGACATGCTTAAACCGCAGGAATTGGAGCCGATGCAAGCCCTGATCGACCTGTGGGCAGCAAATGGGACGTTCCCACCTGAGTCTAAGGCTTACGAGTATGCTAACTTGCGGGCTGGCGAACGACTCCTTCATCTTGCAGGTGCTCAGTAA